A region from the Pseudomonas promysalinigenes genome encodes:
- a CDS encoding thiazole synthase, giving the protein MSNVRSDKPFILAGRTFQSRLLVGTGKYRDMEETRLATEASGAEIVTVAVRRTNLGQNAGEPNLLDVLSPDKYTILPNTAGCFDAVEAVRTCRLARELLDGHKSHESRTLVKLEVLADQKTLFPNVIETLKAAEVLVKDGFDVMVYTSDDPIIARQLAEAGCIAVMPLAGLIGTGLGICNPYNLQIILEESKVPVLVDAGVGTASDATIAMEMGCEAVLMNSAIAHAQQPVLMAEAMKHAILAGRMAYLAGRMPKKLYASASSPLDGLIK; this is encoded by the coding sequence ATGAGCAACGTTCGCAGCGACAAGCCTTTCATCCTGGCCGGGCGCACTTTCCAGTCGCGCCTGCTGGTGGGCACCGGCAAGTACCGTGACATGGAAGAAACCCGCCTGGCAACCGAGGCTTCGGGTGCCGAGATCGTCACCGTGGCCGTACGCCGGACCAACCTGGGCCAGAATGCAGGCGAGCCGAACCTGCTCGACGTGCTGTCGCCTGACAAGTACACCATCCTGCCCAATACCGCCGGTTGTTTCGACGCGGTCGAGGCAGTGCGTACCTGCCGCCTGGCTCGCGAGCTGCTCGATGGGCACAAGTCCCACGAGTCGCGCACACTGGTGAAACTGGAAGTTTTGGCCGACCAGAAAACCCTGTTCCCCAACGTGATCGAAACCCTCAAGGCCGCAGAAGTGCTGGTCAAGGACGGCTTCGACGTAATGGTGTACACCAGCGACGATCCGATCATTGCCCGTCAGTTGGCAGAAGCTGGCTGCATCGCGGTGATGCCACTGGCTGGCCTGATTGGTACTGGCTTGGGTATCTGTAATCCGTACAACCTGCAGATCATCCTCGAGGAGTCCAAGGTGCCCGTGCTGGTCGACGCTGGCGTAGGCACGGCCTCCGACGCCACCATCGCTATGGAAATGGGCTGTGAGGCCGTACTGATGAACTCGGCCATTGCTCACGCACAGCAGCCGGTGTTGATGGCCGAGGCAATGAAGCACGCCATCCTCGCCGGTCGTATGGCCTATTTGGCCGGCCGCATGCCGAAAAAACTTTATGCCAGCGCATCTTCGCCGCTGGATGGTCTGATCAAGTAA
- the metX gene encoding homoserine O-succinyltransferase MetX: MSTVLPEDSVGLVTPQIARFDEPLALACGRSLNSYELVYETYGTLNPSASNAVLICHALSGHHHAAGYHATTDRKPGWWDSCIGPGKPIDTNRFFVVSLNNLGGCNGSTGPSSTNPATGKPYGAEFPVLTVQDWVHSQARLADRLGIGQWAAIVGGSLGGMQALQWTITYPERVRHCVDIASAPKLSAQNIAFNEVARQAILTDPEFHGGSFQDQGVIPKRGLMLARMVGHITYLSDDSMGEKFGRELKSDKLNYDFHSVEFQVESYLRYQGEEFSGRFDANTYLLMTKALDYFDPAAAQGGDLAATLSHVKADYCIISFTTDWRFSPARSREIVDALMAARKNVCYLEIDSPYGHDAFLIPTPRYMQGFANYMNRIVI; the protein is encoded by the coding sequence ATGTCCACTGTCCTTCCCGAAGATTCCGTCGGTCTGGTTACACCTCAGATTGCCAGGTTCGATGAACCGCTGGCCCTGGCCTGCGGCCGTTCGCTGAACAGCTATGAACTGGTCTACGAGACCTACGGCACACTGAACCCCAGCGCGAGCAATGCCGTGCTGATCTGCCATGCACTGTCCGGCCACCACCACGCTGCTGGCTACCACGCCACCACCGACCGCAAGCCAGGCTGGTGGGATAGCTGCATCGGCCCTGGCAAGCCGATCGATACCAATCGCTTCTTCGTGGTCAGCCTGAACAACCTCGGTGGCTGCAACGGCAGCACCGGCCCAAGCAGCACCAACCCGGCTACCGGCAAGCCCTACGGCGCCGAATTTCCGGTGCTGACGGTGCAAGACTGGGTACACAGCCAGGCACGGCTGGCCGACCGCCTGGGCATCGGCCAGTGGGCTGCGATCGTCGGCGGCAGCCTCGGTGGCATGCAGGCGCTGCAATGGACCATCACCTACCCCGAGCGTGTGCGTCATTGTGTAGACATCGCCTCGGCGCCCAAGCTGTCGGCGCAGAACATCGCTTTCAACGAGGTCGCACGCCAGGCCATCCTCACCGACCCTGAGTTTCACGGCGGCTCGTTCCAGGATCAAGGTGTGATTCCCAAACGTGGCCTGATGCTGGCACGTATGGTCGGCCACATCACTTACCTATCCGATGACTCGATGGGTGAGAAGTTTGGCCGTGAACTGAAAAGCGACAAACTCAACTACGACTTCCACAGCGTCGAATTCCAGGTCGAAAGCTACTTGCGCTATCAGGGCGAGGAGTTTTCCGGCCGTTTCGACGCCAATACTTACCTGTTGATGACCAAGGCTCTAGACTATTTCGACCCGGCCGCTGCCCAAGGCGGCGACCTGGCGGCCACCCTGAGCCACGTCAAAGCCGATTACTGCATCATCTCGTTCACCACCGACTGGCGCTTCTCGCCGGCCCGCTCGCGAGAGATCGTCGATGCCTTGATGGCCGCACGCAAGAACGTCTGCTACCTGGAGATCGATTCACCTTATGGGCACGATGCCTTCCTGATCCCCACGCCTCGCTACATGCAGGGTTTCGCGAACTACATGAACCGCATCGTCATCTGA
- the proC gene encoding pyrroline-5-carboxylate reductase, whose protein sequence is MSKTRIAFIGAGNMAASLIGGLRAQGLDAAQIRASDPGADTRTRIQAEHGIEAFEDNAQAVEGADVIVLAVKPQVMKDVCAALKPNLKAGQLIVSIAAGITCASLQAWLGDVALVRCMPNTPALLRQGVSGLYATAQVSAEQRQQAEQLLSAVGAALWLEQEQQLDAVTAVSGSGPAYFFLLIEAMTAAGEKLGLPREIASELTLQTALGAAHMAVASDVDAAELRRRVTSPAGTTEAAIKSFQGNGFEAIVEQALQAASKRSAELAEQLGK, encoded by the coding sequence ATGAGCAAGACACGTATCGCCTTTATCGGCGCCGGCAACATGGCCGCCAGCCTGATCGGTGGCCTGCGTGCCCAAGGCCTGGACGCGGCGCAGATCCGTGCCAGCGACCCGGGCGCCGACACCCGCACCCGCATCCAGGCCGAACACGGTATCGAGGCGTTCGAAGACAACGCCCAGGCTGTCGAGGGCGCCGACGTCATCGTGCTGGCGGTCAAACCGCAGGTCATGAAAGATGTGTGCGCGGCGCTCAAGCCAAACCTCAAAGCGGGGCAACTGATTGTCTCCATCGCCGCCGGCATCACTTGCGCCAGCCTGCAGGCCTGGCTTGGCGATGTTGCGCTGGTGCGTTGCATGCCCAATACGCCGGCCCTACTGCGCCAAGGCGTCAGCGGCCTTTATGCCACCGCCCAGGTATCCGCCGAACAACGTCAGCAGGCCGAACAGCTGCTGTCGGCGGTCGGTGCCGCCCTGTGGCTTGAGCAGGAGCAGCAACTGGACGCGGTCACTGCGGTATCCGGCAGCGGCCCGGCCTACTTTTTCCTGCTGATCGAGGCAATGACCGCTGCCGGCGAAAAATTGGGGCTACCTCGCGAAATCGCCTCTGAGCTGACCCTGCAAACCGCCTTGGGCGCAGCCCACATGGCGGTCGCCAGCGATGTCGATGCCGCTGAACTGCGCCGTCGTGTCACCTCGCCAGCCGGCACCACCGAAGCGGCCATCAAGTCGTTCCAGGGCAATGGCTTCGAGGCCATCGTCGAGCAGGCGTTGCAAGCGGCGTCAAAACGGTCTGCAGAGCTGGCCGAACAACTGGGCAAATAA
- the trmB gene encoding tRNA (guanosine(46)-N7)-methyltransferase TrmB codes for MTDSQDTPISADGDQRPHRRIKSFVMRAGRMTEGQQRGLDQGGPQFILPLADSPVDYDQVFGRSAPRTLEIGFGMGHSLLEMAAAAPEQDFIGVEVHRPGVGALLNGVLTQGLTNLRVYDCDAIEVLNRCVADNSLDRLMLFFPDPWHKARHHKRRIVQLEFAELVRRKLKPGGVFHMATDWEPYAEYMLEVMSAAAGYRNQADDGTYVPRPQERPITKFERRGERLGHGVWDLKFEKVD; via the coding sequence ATGACTGACTCGCAAGATACGCCGATCTCCGCCGACGGCGACCAGCGCCCACACCGCCGCATCAAGAGTTTCGTGATGCGTGCCGGGCGCATGACCGAAGGCCAGCAACGTGGCCTCGACCAGGGCGGCCCGCAGTTCATCCTACCGCTGGCCGACAGCCCGGTGGACTACGACCAGGTATTCGGCCGTTCGGCGCCGCGTACCTTGGAGATTGGCTTCGGCATGGGGCACTCCCTGCTGGAAATGGCCGCCGCTGCGCCGGAGCAGGACTTCATCGGTGTCGAAGTGCACCGTCCGGGTGTCGGCGCGCTGCTCAACGGCGTGCTGACTCAGGGCCTGACGAACCTGCGGGTGTACGACTGCGATGCGATTGAAGTACTCAACCGCTGCGTAGCCGACAACAGCCTTGACCGTCTGATGCTGTTCTTCCCGGACCCGTGGCACAAGGCGCGTCACCACAAGCGCCGTATCGTGCAACTGGAGTTTGCCGAGTTGGTACGGCGCAAGCTCAAGCCCGGCGGCGTGTTCCACATGGCCACCGACTGGGAGCCTTACGCTGAGTACATGCTCGAAGTGATGAGCGCCGCTGCGGGGTATCGCAACCAGGCTGACGACGGTACTTACGTGCCGCGCCCGCAGGAGCGCCCGATCACCAAGTTCGAGCGTCGTGGCGAACGCCTGGGCCATGGGGTCTGGGATCTGAAGTTCGAGAAGGTGGACTGA
- a CDS encoding DUF3392 family protein: MDLVLDLLATVSRWSRSNLSEISLALVGCLLVLFGTDIKGWVDQRLGALAGALRVPVMAALVMIGSGAALIYATPWVVKGLGQFNNYALAPVLLVVLVLIGVVADRRG, translated from the coding sequence ATGGATCTGGTACTCGATCTGCTCGCTACGGTTTCTCGCTGGAGCCGCAGCAATCTGTCTGAGATTTCCCTTGCCTTGGTAGGCTGCCTGCTGGTGTTGTTCGGCACCGATATCAAAGGTTGGGTAGACCAGCGCCTGGGCGCTCTGGCGGGTGCGCTGCGCGTGCCGGTGATGGCGGCACTGGTGATGATCGGCAGTGGTGCGGCGCTGATCTATGCTACCCCCTGGGTGGTGAAGGGGTTGGGGCAATTCAACAACTATGCGCTGGCACCGGTGTTGCTGGTGGTGCTGGTGCTGATTGGCGTGGTGGCTGATCGCCGAGGGTGA
- a CDS encoding type IV pilus twitching motility protein PilT, whose translation MDVTDLLARAMDARASDLHLATGEVPMLRVDGALRRMPLPEITAAALGDAITPLLDQNQCRQWQHGDELDLALQLPGLGRFRLNLFRQFNGLAATIRLIAQRIACVDELDLEEVYQAVARYSDGLVLVGGPTGSGKSSTLAALVDRLNRERALHIITLEDPIEVIHTSQCSLINQREVGRHCRDFAQGLRSALRQDPDVIMIGELRDLETIRLALRAAETGHLVLATVHTRSAAGSIDRLVEVFEAPEKPLVRSMLAESLRLVVAQALVKRVGGGRVAAREVLAATPAVRNLVREGRMAQLCSVMQAGAAEGMRTMEGAIRGLRERGLISDP comes from the coding sequence ATGGATGTGACCGACCTGTTGGCCCGGGCCATGGATGCAAGGGCTAGCGACCTGCACCTGGCAACGGGCGAGGTACCGATGCTGCGCGTGGATGGGGCGTTACGGCGCATGCCGCTGCCAGAGATTACGGCAGCCGCGTTGGGCGATGCGATAACGCCCTTGCTCGATCAGAACCAGTGCCGGCAATGGCAGCATGGCGATGAGCTGGACCTGGCCTTGCAGTTACCTGGCCTGGGGCGATTTCGTCTCAATCTGTTTCGGCAGTTCAATGGTCTGGCCGCCACCATCAGGCTGATTGCTCAGCGCATAGCCTGCGTGGATGAGCTCGACCTCGAGGAAGTGTATCAAGCTGTTGCGCGATATTCGGATGGGCTTGTGCTGGTAGGCGGCCCGACCGGCAGCGGCAAGTCAAGCACCCTGGCGGCCTTGGTCGACCGGCTGAACCGGGAGCGGGCGCTGCACATCATCACGCTTGAAGACCCCATCGAAGTTATCCACACCAGCCAATGCAGCCTGATCAACCAGCGTGAAGTTGGCCGGCACTGCCGCGACTTCGCGCAAGGCTTGCGCAGTGCGCTACGTCAGGACCCCGATGTGATCATGATTGGCGAGCTGCGCGATCTGGAAACCATCCGCTTGGCGTTGCGTGCCGCAGAGACCGGCCATCTGGTGCTGGCCACGGTGCATACGCGCTCTGCTGCAGGCAGCATCGATCGGTTGGTCGAGGTTTTCGAGGCGCCGGAAAAGCCGCTGGTAAGGTCCATGCTGGCAGAGTCATTACGCTTGGTGGTGGCGCAAGCGCTGGTCAAGCGGGTGGGTGGTGGCCGTGTCGCGGCGCGTGAGGTGCTGGCGGCGACACCTGCTGTGCGCAATCTGGTGCGCGAGGGGCGCATGGCGCAGTTATGTTCGGTGATGCAGGCCGGGGCGGCGGAGGGCATGCGGACGATGGAGGGAGCGATTCGGGGGCTGAGGGAGCGCGGGTTGATTAGTGACCCGTAG
- the hemW gene encoding radical SAM family heme chaperone HemW → MIAAQSQRCVAAMTSLPPLALYIHIPWCVRKCPYCDFNSHAAGPELPEEAYVDALLTDLDLELAAVQGRPLSSIFFGGGTPSLFSANALGRLLRGVEQRIPFASDIEITLEANPGTFEQEKFKAYRQTGINRLSIGVQSFQPAKLQALGRIHNGDEAVRAAGMARAAGFDNFNMDLMHGLPEQSLDDALGDLQQAIDLGPTHLSWYQLTVEPNTVFWNQPPELPEDDILWDIQEAGQALMAANGFKQYEVSAYAQADRAAQHNLNYWRFGDFIGIGAGAHGKLTFADGRILRTWKTRLPKDYLNLAKPFKAGEKLLPVEELPFEFLMNALRLTDGVEAELFTQRTGLPLAQLAEARRAAEQKGLLQVEPNRLVATPRGQLFLNDLLQYFLT, encoded by the coding sequence ATGATCGCAGCGCAGTCCCAACGCTGCGTGGCAGCAATGACCAGCCTGCCGCCGCTGGCGCTGTACATCCACATTCCGTGGTGTGTACGCAAATGCCCGTATTGCGATTTCAACTCCCATGCCGCGGGGCCTGAGCTACCAGAAGAGGCATACGTCGACGCGCTGTTGACCGACCTCGATCTGGAGCTGGCTGCCGTCCAGGGGAGGCCCCTGTCGTCGATCTTCTTCGGGGGCGGTACGCCTAGCCTGTTCAGTGCCAATGCCCTGGGGCGCCTGCTGCGCGGGGTCGAGCAGCGCATCCCGTTCGCATCGGACATCGAGATCACCCTGGAGGCCAACCCGGGGACCTTCGAGCAAGAGAAATTCAAGGCCTATCGGCAAACGGGCATCAACCGCCTGTCGATCGGGGTGCAGAGCTTTCAGCCTGCCAAGCTTCAGGCGCTAGGGCGCATCCACAATGGTGACGAAGCGGTTCGCGCTGCCGGCATGGCGCGCGCTGCTGGCTTCGACAACTTCAACATGGACCTGATGCACGGCCTGCCCGAGCAATCGCTTGACGATGCCTTGGGCGATCTGCAGCAGGCCATCGACCTCGGCCCTACCCATCTGTCGTGGTACCAGCTGACCGTCGAGCCAAATACGGTGTTCTGGAACCAGCCACCGGAACTACCAGAGGACGATATCCTCTGGGACATCCAGGAGGCGGGCCAGGCGCTGATGGCAGCCAACGGCTTCAAGCAGTACGAAGTATCGGCCTATGCTCAGGCTGATCGGGCCGCCCAGCACAATCTCAACTACTGGCGCTTTGGCGACTTCATTGGCATCGGTGCCGGCGCCCACGGCAAGCTGACGTTTGCCGACGGCCGCATCCTGCGTACCTGGAAGACCCGCCTGCCAAAGGATTACCTGAATCTGGCCAAGCCATTCAAGGCCGGCGAAAAGCTGTTACCCGTAGAGGAGCTACCGTTCGAGTTCCTGATGAATGCGCTGCGCCTGACCGATGGCGTGGAGGCCGAGCTGTTCACCCAGCGCACCGGGCTGCCCCTGGCGCAGCTGGCCGAAGCACGACGTGCTGCCGAACAAAAGGGTCTTTTGCAAGTCGAACCGAATCGGCTGGTAGCCACACCGCGAGGCCAGCTGTTCCTCAATGACCTGCTGCAGTATTTCTTGACCTAA
- a CDS encoding YggT family protein, whose translation MNALSGAAIFVVQTLVSLYLVIVLLRFVLQLVKANFYNPLSQFAVRATQPLLKPIRRIIPSTAGLDTSSLLLAIVIQALLMGFVLMVTYGTFGDILHLLTWAIIGVTSLFLKIFWVAMIVMVIVSWVAPNSHNPAAELAWQISEPVLAPFRRIVPNLGGMDISPIFAFLAIQVIQSFVMPPLAAYAGMPQELWRMI comes from the coding sequence ATGAATGCACTGTCCGGCGCCGCGATCTTCGTGGTGCAAACCCTGGTCAGCCTGTATCTGGTGATCGTGCTGCTGCGCTTCGTGCTGCAGCTGGTGAAGGCCAACTTCTACAACCCCTTGAGCCAGTTCGCCGTGCGCGCCACCCAGCCGCTGCTCAAGCCGATCCGTCGAATAATTCCGAGCACCGCTGGCCTGGACACTTCCTCGCTGCTGCTGGCGATCGTGATTCAGGCGCTGTTGATGGGCTTCGTGTTGATGGTCACCTACGGCACCTTCGGCGACATCCTGCACCTGCTGACGTGGGCCATCATCGGGGTCACCTCGCTGTTCCTGAAAATCTTCTGGGTGGCGATGATTGTCATGGTGATCGTCTCGTGGGTTGCCCCTAACAGCCACAACCCCGCTGCCGAGCTTGCCTGGCAGATCAGCGAGCCGGTGCTGGCGCCCTTCCGCCGCATCGTGCCCAACCTGGGCGGCATGGACATATCGCCGATCTTCGCCTTCCTGGCGATCCAGGTGATCCAGTCGTTCGTCATGCCTCCGCTGGCGGCCTACGCAGGCATGCCACAAGAACTGTGGCGCATGATCTAA
- the thiS gene encoding sulfur carrier protein ThiS: MRIQLNGEPYELPAGESVAALLARLELTGRRVAVELNLDIVPRSQHDSTPLNEGDQVEVVHAIGGG; this comes from the coding sequence ATGCGCATTCAACTGAACGGTGAACCTTACGAACTGCCCGCTGGCGAGAGCGTTGCGGCGCTGCTTGCTCGCCTGGAACTGACCGGGCGCCGGGTGGCGGTGGAACTCAACCTGGATATCGTGCCGCGCAGCCAGCACGACAGCACGCCGCTCAATGAGGGCGACCAGGTCGAAGTGGTCCACGCCATCGGTGGCGGCTGA
- the metW gene encoding methionine biosynthesis protein MetW — MRADLEIIHEWIPAGSRVLDLGCGSGELLASLRDRKQVTGYGLEIDADNIAACVAKGVNVIEQDLDKGLGNFASNSFDVVVMTQALQAVEYPDRILDEMLRVGRQCIITFPNFGHWRCRWYLATKGRMPVSDFMPYTWYNTPNIHFCTFADFEQLCRERRAKVLDRLAVDHLHRNGWAGRLWPNLLGEIGIYRVSSPGLREHHLAV; from the coding sequence ATGAGAGCCGACCTGGAAATCATCCACGAGTGGATTCCCGCCGGCAGCCGGGTACTGGACCTGGGCTGCGGCAGTGGCGAGCTTCTGGCCTCGTTGCGTGACCGCAAGCAGGTCACCGGCTATGGCCTGGAGATCGACGCCGACAATATCGCCGCTTGCGTGGCTAAAGGTGTCAACGTCATCGAGCAGGACCTGGACAAAGGCCTGGGCAACTTCGCCAGCAACAGCTTCGACGTTGTGGTCATGACCCAGGCCCTGCAGGCTGTGGAGTATCCTGACCGCATCCTCGACGAAATGCTGCGAGTGGGCCGCCAGTGCATCATCACCTTCCCCAACTTCGGTCATTGGCGCTGCCGTTGGTATCTGGCCACCAAGGGCCGCATGCCAGTGTCGGACTTCATGCCCTACACCTGGTACAACACGCCGAACATCCACTTCTGCACGTTCGCCGACTTCGAACAGCTGTGCCGCGAGCGCCGGGCCAAGGTGCTGGACCGCCTAGCCGTCGACCATTTGCATCGCAACGGGTGGGCTGGCCGGCTTTGGCCTAATCTTCTGGGTGAAATCGGCATCTACCGTGTCAGCAGCCCGGGCTTGCGGGAGCACCACCTGGCGGTCTGA
- a CDS encoding YggS family pyridoxal phosphate-dependent enzyme, which translates to MSTIADNLRALAARIHDATQAAGREPGSVQLLAVSKTKPAAAIREIHAAGVRDVGENYLQEALAKQAELRDLPLIWHFIGPIQSNKTKAIAEHFDWVHSVDRLKIAQRLSEQRPAGLAPLNICLQVNVSGEDSKSGCAPADLPALAKAVAALPNLRLRGLMAIPEPSEDRTIQEAAFASLRQLQQGLDLGLDTLSMGMSHDLEAAIAQGATWVRIGTALFGARQYGPA; encoded by the coding sequence ATGTCCACCATAGCAGACAACCTTCGCGCCCTTGCCGCCCGAATCCACGATGCAACCCAGGCCGCCGGGCGTGAGCCGGGCAGCGTGCAGCTGCTGGCGGTCAGCAAAACCAAACCCGCCGCTGCCATCCGCGAAATCCACGCCGCCGGTGTGCGCGACGTGGGTGAAAACTACCTGCAAGAGGCACTGGCCAAGCAAGCGGAACTGCGCGACCTGCCCTTGATCTGGCACTTCATCGGCCCCATTCAGTCGAACAAGACCAAAGCCATTGCCGAACATTTCGACTGGGTACACTCCGTGGACCGCTTGAAGATCGCCCAACGCCTGTCCGAGCAGCGCCCTGCGGGCCTGGCGCCGCTGAACATCTGCCTGCAGGTGAACGTCAGCGGCGAAGACAGCAAGTCCGGTTGCGCCCCTGCCGACCTGCCAGCGCTGGCCAAGGCGGTGGCGGCATTGCCGAATCTGCGCCTGCGGGGGCTGATGGCGATACCTGAGCCCAGCGAAGATCGCACCATCCAGGAGGCGGCCTTTGCCAGCCTGCGCCAGCTCCAACAAGGCCTGGACCTTGGCCTCGATACCCTGTCGATGGGCATGAGCCACGATCTGGAGGCAGCCATCGCCCAGGGAGCGACCTGGGTACGTATCGGTACCGCCCTGTTCGGCGCCCGCCAGTACGGCCCCGCCTGA
- a CDS encoding DUF4426 domain-containing protein produces MRRRLALLLISLCLALPALASEAARPERKEVFGDVTVHYSAFTSSMLQPDIAAAAGLNRSKNQGVLNIAVLKGNKPSTAVVSGTVKDLTGRTSALSFKQMTEHGAVYYIAQFKIEQAQTLTFDITVETGGVSHSLSFNQEVFPGE; encoded by the coding sequence ATGCGTCGTCGCCTAGCCCTGTTACTGATCAGCCTGTGCCTGGCTCTGCCAGCACTGGCGTCCGAAGCTGCTCGCCCCGAGCGCAAGGAAGTCTTCGGCGACGTTACGGTGCACTACAGCGCTTTCACCTCAAGCATGCTGCAACCGGACATTGCCGCTGCCGCCGGGCTGAACCGCAGCAAGAACCAGGGCGTGCTCAACATTGCCGTGCTCAAGGGCAACAAGCCTTCTACGGCGGTGGTCAGCGGCACTGTCAAAGACCTGACCGGCCGCACCAGCGCGCTGTCATTCAAGCAGATGACCGAACACGGCGCGGTGTATTACATCGCTCAGTTCAAAATCGAGCAGGCCCAGACCCTGACCTTCGACATCACGGTCGAAACCGGCGGGGTCAGCCATTCACTTAGTTTCAACCAGGAAGTCTTCCCAGGCGAATGA
- the rdgB gene encoding RdgB/HAM1 family non-canonical purine NTP pyrophosphatase: protein MMNLQQLVLASHNAGKLKELQAMLGQSVQLRSIGEFSQVEPEETGLSFVENAILKARNAARISGLPALADDSGLAVDFLGGAPGIYSARYADGKGDAANNAKLLDALKDVPQDQRGAQFVCVLALVRHADDPLPILCEGLWHGSILFEASGEHGFGYDPLFWVPERQCSSADLAPVDKNQLSHRARAMALLRQRLGLA from the coding sequence ATGATGAATCTCCAGCAACTCGTACTGGCCAGCCATAACGCTGGCAAACTCAAGGAACTTCAGGCGATGCTCGGCCAGTCGGTGCAGCTGCGTTCGATTGGCGAGTTCAGCCAGGTCGAACCCGAAGAAACCGGCCTGTCGTTCGTGGAAAACGCCATCCTCAAGGCGCGTAACGCCGCGCGGATTTCCGGCTTGCCGGCGCTGGCCGACGACTCAGGCCTAGCGGTGGACTTTCTTGGCGGTGCGCCAGGCATCTACTCGGCGCGCTACGCGGACGGCAAGGGTGATGCAGCCAACAACGCCAAACTGCTCGATGCGTTGAAGGATGTGCCACAAGACCAGCGCGGCGCACAGTTCGTCTGCGTGCTGGCGCTGGTACGCCACGCCGACGATCCGCTGCCGATTCTTTGCGAAGGCTTGTGGCACGGCAGCATCCTGTTCGAGGCCAGCGGGGAGCATGGTTTCGGCTATGATCCGCTGTTCTGGGTGCCTGAGCGCCAGTGCTCCAGCGCTGACCTCGCACCTGTGGATAAAAACCAGCTCAGCCATCGCGCCCGCGCCATGGCCCTGCTGCGCCAACGTCTGGGCCTGGCATGA
- a CDS encoding NINE protein produces MNSYQQGVPYHDTHSKVIGYLLWIFGFTGSHRFYYGKPITGTIWFFTLGLLGIGWLIDLFLIPSMDREADMRFQSGRIDYNIAWILLTFLGIFGVHRLYQGKWITAIIYFFTGGLFLVGVLYDFWTLNGQISEANARNR; encoded by the coding sequence ATGAACAGTTATCAACAGGGCGTGCCGTATCACGACACCCACAGCAAGGTCATTGGCTACCTGTTGTGGATTTTCGGCTTTACCGGGTCTCACCGTTTCTACTACGGCAAGCCCATTACCGGGACGATCTGGTTCTTCACGCTGGGCCTGCTCGGCATCGGCTGGCTGATCGACCTGTTCCTGATCCCGTCGATGGACCGTGAGGCGGACATGCGCTTCCAATCGGGCCGTATCGACTACAACATCGCCTGGATACTGCTGACCTTCCTCGGCATTTTCGGCGTACACCGTCTTTACCAGGGCAAGTGGATCACGGCGATCATCTACTTCTTTACCGGCGGCCTGTTCCTCGTTGGGGTGCTCTACGATTTCTGGACCCTCAACGGCCAGATTTCCGAAGCCAACGCCCGCAATCGCTAA
- a CDS encoding C40 family peptidase translates to MPPLFKTWLTLCLLLPLAAHATNREQRLPNGFTGYTSNASVKHAPTKQTSLRARSASSSKSHHLPAVAAMSPKQSSNVLSRAVNVLGTPYVWGGSNPKKGFDCSGLVKYAFNDVADVDLPRTSNAMAQGHGVKVAKSDLKPGDLIFFNIKSRRVNHVAIYLGNDRFIHAPRRGKRVSIDTLSKPYWQQHYVVAKRVLPKEQQALSLAKR, encoded by the coding sequence ATGCCGCCTTTATTCAAGACATGGCTGACCCTCTGCCTATTATTGCCCCTGGCCGCCCACGCCACCAACCGTGAGCAACGTCTTCCCAATGGCTTCACCGGTTACACCAGCAATGCATCGGTGAAACACGCGCCCACCAAGCAAACCTCGCTGCGCGCACGCTCGGCCTCTTCGAGCAAAAGTCACCACCTGCCTGCTGTTGCAGCCATGTCGCCCAAACAGAGCAGCAATGTACTGAGCCGTGCAGTCAATGTGCTAGGTACTCCTTATGTTTGGGGCGGCAGCAACCCGAAAAAAGGTTTCGATTGCAGCGGGTTGGTAAAGTACGCGTTCAATGATGTGGCTGACGTCGACCTGCCGCGCACCTCCAATGCCATGGCTCAAGGCCACGGCGTGAAAGTCGCCAAAAGCGACCTCAAGCCCGGCGACCTGATTTTCTTCAACATCAAAAGCCGCCGTGTGAACCACGTTGCCATCTACCTGGGTAACGATCGCTTCATCCACGCGCCTCGCAGGGGCAAGCGGGTGAGCATCGACACCTTGAGCAAGCCGTACTGGCAGCAGCACTATGTAGTGGCCAAACGTGTACTGCCAAAAGAACAGCAAGCACTGAGCCTGGCCAAACGCTGA